Within Borrelia parkeri, the genomic segment AAACCAATAAATTATTTTATTAATAAATAATTTATCTTTGAGCATTGTTACATTCCCCAAAGTCTTTGTAAATAAAGGTGTATCTATTTTTTTATTTTCTGTTTTTATTTTGTTCAATGCTTGTTAGCCATCTTGCCCTCCTGAGTAATAAAGGAGGCACGTGATAATGAAAAGAATTACTTTTTGTGCATTATTGATGACTTTATTTTTACTTATTAGTTGTGGGAGTGGCAGTACTAAGGCTGAGGATCCTAAAACCACATTCTTAACTTCTATTGCTAATTTGGGTAAAGGGTTCTTAGATGTTTTTACTTCTCTTTCTGATATGGTTTCTGGTGCTTTTGGTATTAAGGCTGACACTAAAAAATCTGATATAGGGAAATACTTTAGTGATATTGAGACTACTATGAACACAGTTAAAAAGAAATTACAGACAGAAGTTGCTACTAATGGAAATTACTCAAAACTTAAATCTGTTGTTGATACGTTTATTACAGGCACATTAGACAAGATTGCAGAAGGGGCTAAGACTGCTGGAGAGGCTATTGGTTCTGATAATAACCCAATTGCTAATGTTGCTACTGGTGATGCTGCAGGTACTGCTGGTGGGGATGTTGCAAACTTAGTAAAGGGAATTAAAAGTATTGTAGATATAGTACTTCAGGGTAAAGGAAATCCTGAGGCTGGTACTGAAAAAAAGGCAGATGGTCTTACTGCAAGAAATAATAATGCTGATGGTGAAGCAGGTAAATTATTTGCTAATGATAATGCTGGTGCTAATGCAAAGAAGGCCGTAGCTGATGCAGCAAAAGCAGTTGGTGCTGTAACTGGTGCTGATATTCTAAAAGCAATAGTTAAAAATGGCGCTAGTTCAGCTGCTGCTGGAGTTAAAGATAATGTTATTAGCGCTGCAGTAAGTGCTGTTACTAAAGCATTAAATACATTAACTATTGCAATAAGGAATACAGTTGATAGTGGATTAAAAACAATCAGTGAAGCACTAGCAGCCGTTAAACAAGAAGATAAGCCTGCAGAAGCTACTACACCTACAGATGCAGCAACTGGTGGCCAGCAATAATAAATAATTATTAATATACATAACTAAATAAAGTCATTTGAGGAAAGCTCTTCTCTCTTCATGAGATTTGTTTTCCTTTTTTACTATCTGTAATAATACTCAGGTCTAAATAGTATTGACAGCAATCATTCAATAACGGTTTGATGTTAAGATTGCATTTGAGCTTTTTTATAAACTAAATAAAATAGACTAAACATTTATGTTAGATTGAGGGCCATCTTAAATCACATTTTACTAAGATAAGGTTCCTATAACAGTTAAAATATTATATAATAATTACATAAGGAGATTTTATGCAAAATTCATCACTACATTCTGTTGCTAGTACACAGATTTTTAATGGGAATATTACAGAGGAGATTATATACCAAGAGTTTGTAAAGATGGGTATGCAAGATTTTGTTGCAAATGATCTCTCTAAAAGATATTACCGTAATGAACTGACTTATAAAGATATTGAGTATTTAGAGAGTAATTTTAATCTTAAGTTTGAGATGTTAGAACGTAGTTTAAAATCTGAGATTATTTCTGTTAAAACTGAACTTGATAATAAGATAGATATTGTTAGGAATGAGTTAAAATCTGATATTAAAGACCTGGATAACAAAATAGATTCTGTTGAAAGTAACTTAAATGTGAAGATTGACACTAAATTTAATGAACTTGATAATAAGATTGATACAGTCAGAAGTGAATTAAGATCTGACATTAAAGACTTGGATAATAAGATTGATGTTAACAAAATGGAGCTTGATAATAAACTTGATAAAACTGTATCAGAATTTAAAAGTACATCAAGACTACATAATTGGATGTTTGGTACCCTTATTACCCTTAATATAGGAATATTCTTAGCATTAATGTCATTATTAGTAAAGTAAATTTATTTAATTGAATTTCTGTCAGTTATTTTCTTATCAAAATCATTTAATTTTTGTAAAAAAAATTAAATGATTTTGTTAGAGATAATTAATAGATTAGTTGTTATGTTGTGTTTAATCTCTAAAATGTTAAATTATCTGTGCTTTTAGTTTTTGTTTTTATGCTTATCAAAGTTTGTTAACCATCTTGTCCCTTGTTGAGGTAATAAGGAGGCACGTGATAATGAAAAGAATTACTTTTTGTGCATTATTAATGACTTTATTTTTACTTCTTAGTTGTGGGAGTGGTAGTTCTAAGTCTGAAGATCCTAAAACCACATTCTTAAACTCTATTGCTAATTTAGGTAAAGGGTTCTTAGATGTTTTTACTTCACTTTCTGATATGATTACTGGAGCCTTTGGTATTAAGGCTGAGACTAAAAAGGAAGATATTGGAGCTTATTTCACTAAAATTGCTGACACTATGAACACAGTTAAGGAAAAGTTACAAGATGAAGTTGCTGAGAACGGGAATTACTTAAAACTTAAATCAGTTGTTGATACGTTTATTACTAACACGTTAGATAAAATTGCTGATGGTGCTAAAGAAGCGGCTAAAGGGGCTGTTGGTGACGATAAGATTGGTGGTGCTACTAATGCAGGTCAAGATGCTGCACCGGCAGATACTGCAAGTGTAAAATCTCTAGTTAAAGGAATTAAAACCATTGTTGATGTGGTTCTAAAAAAGGATGAAGGGAGTGCAGAGGCTACTAAAACGGGTGATGATAAAAAGGATATTGGTAAATTATTTGATGGTACCAAGGCTAATAGTACTGATGCAGAGGCAGCTGCAGCAAGTGCATCAATAGGGGCTATAACTGGTGCTGACATTTTACAAGCTATTGCTAGCTCTAAAGAAAATCCTGCTACAGATGCTACTGAAGGAATTGAAAAAGCTACAGATGCAGCTGAGATTGCTATTGCTCCGGCTGTTGCTGGTAAGCAAGAAATTAAAGAGGTTTCAGCAAAGAAAGACGTTGTTATTGCAGCAGGAATAGCATTGCGAGCAATGGCTAAGGGTGGTAAATTTGCTGCTAAGGCTGAAGAGAAATCTGCTCATGCAGTTAATGGTGCAGCAGCTAGTGCTGTTGGTAAGACTTTGAGTACTCTAATAATAGCAATAAGAAATACTGTTGATAGTGGTTTAAAGACAATAAGTGATGCTCTTGCTACAGTTAATCAAGAAGATAAATCTGTAGAAGTTAATAACACAGTAGAAGCAACAGCTAGTGGACAACAATAATAAATAATTATCAATAAACATAACTAAATAAAGTCATTTGAGGAAAACTTTTCTCTCTTTATGAGAATTGTTTTCCTTTTTTACTATCTGTAATAATACTCAGGTCTAAATAGTATTGATAGCTATCCTTTAACAACGGATTGATGGTAAGATTTCATTTCAGTTTTTTGATAAACTAAAAAAAATAGACTAAATACTTTATTTTAGATTTAGGGACCCTTTTAAATCACATTTTACTAACATAAGGTTCCTATAACACTTAAGATATTATATAATAATTATATAAGGAGATTTTTATGGGACTTGCACAACCAGTTATTACTCAACAAATGGTTATAGCAGAACTTACTAAAGCTGGCATTAAGAGAGATATTGCTATTGATTTATCTTATAGATATTATCGTAATGAACTGACTTACAAGGATATTGAATTCTTAAAAGAAAACTTTGATATAAAACTTGAAAAAGTTGAAGCACTCTTACAAGCTGAAATTAAATCTGTAGAGTCAAGCTTACAAGCTGAGATTCAAAGGGTTGAGACAACCTTAAGATCTGATATTAGAGACCTTGATAATAAAATTAATGTTGTTGAGAGTAATCTTAACACTAAGATTGATACTAAATTCAATGAACTTGATACCAAGATTGACAACGTTAGAAGTGAACTAAAATCAGACATTAAGGACCTCGATAATAAGATTGATACTGTTAGAAGTGAATTAAAATCTGATATTAAAGACCTTGATAGTAAACTTAAACTACATAATTGGATGTTTGGTACTCTTATTACCCTAAATATAGGAATATTCTTAGCATTAATGTCATTATTAGTAAAGTAAATTTATTTAATTAGCCCCTTATTTAATTGACTTTATGTCAATTATTTTTTTACAAAAATCATTTAATTATTCATTAAATACAATTTAATTTCATTAATTGTTATATCACACACAGTATCTGAAATGTTAAAGTATCTATGCTTT encodes:
- the bdr gene encoding Bdr family repetitive protein, producing the protein MGLAQPVITQQMVIAELTKAGIKRDIAIDLSYRYYRNELTYKDIEFLKENFDIKLEKVEALLQAEIKSVESSLQAEIQRVETTLRSDIRDLDNKINVVESNLNTKIDTKFNELDTKIDNVRSELKSDIKDLDNKIDTVRSELKSDIKDLDSKLKLHNWMFGTLITLNIGIFLALMSLLVK
- a CDS encoding variable large family protein, with the translated sequence MMKRITFCALLMTLFLLISCGSGSTKAEDPKTTFLTSIANLGKGFLDVFTSLSDMVSGAFGIKADTKKSDIGKYFSDIETTMNTVKKKLQTEVATNGNYSKLKSVVDTFITGTLDKIAEGAKTAGEAIGSDNNPIANVATGDAAGTAGGDVANLVKGIKSIVDIVLQGKGNPEAGTEKKADGLTARNNNADGEAGKLFANDNAGANAKKAVADAAKAVGAVTGADILKAIVKNGASSAAAGVKDNVISAAVSAVTKALNTLTIAIRNTVDSGLKTISEALAAVKQEDKPAEATTPTDAATGGQQ
- the bdr gene encoding Bdr family repetitive protein, with product MQNSSLHSVASTQIFNGNITEEIIYQEFVKMGMQDFVANDLSKRYYRNELTYKDIEYLESNFNLKFEMLERSLKSEIISVKTELDNKIDIVRNELKSDIKDLDNKIDSVESNLNVKIDTKFNELDNKIDTVRSELRSDIKDLDNKIDVNKMELDNKLDKTVSEFKSTSRLHNWMFGTLITLNIGIFLALMSLLVK
- a CDS encoding variable large family protein; amino-acid sequence: MMKRITFCALLMTLFLLLSCGSGSSKSEDPKTTFLNSIANLGKGFLDVFTSLSDMITGAFGIKAETKKEDIGAYFTKIADTMNTVKEKLQDEVAENGNYLKLKSVVDTFITNTLDKIADGAKEAAKGAVGDDKIGGATNAGQDAAPADTASVKSLVKGIKTIVDVVLKKDEGSAEATKTGDDKKDIGKLFDGTKANSTDAEAAAASASIGAITGADILQAIASSKENPATDATEGIEKATDAAEIAIAPAVAGKQEIKEVSAKKDVVIAAGIALRAMAKGGKFAAKAEEKSAHAVNGAAASAVGKTLSTLIIAIRNTVDSGLKTISDALATVNQEDKSVEVNNTVEATASGQQ